In a single window of the Coffea eugenioides isolate CCC68of chromosome 3, Ceug_1.0, whole genome shotgun sequence genome:
- the LOC113765245 gene encoding polyubiquitin-like isoform X2: MEAGQSSQHNDGDEEEEMNIYLKVIKTVAVTVKKSATVRSVKEKLNDKEGISECLQQVFYNGKRLRDDQKLLSSNIQQNSTLQLFVQNFMPIRLFIKVPSGQKIIEVEARTCDTIQSFKCLIAAKEGINSQDFNLIYAGKLLDDEKTLGFLDIQKESTIYMVITPRDLFPVSLKMPTGEVVKLEVKGLYTVHDVKIIAESLVGFPLNEITYHGEELENPKTLSSLGITAESVLEMSPQRIQENHQVMNFASSWISAT; this comes from the exons ATGAACATATACCTGAAGGTCATCAAAACTGTTGCTGTGACTGTAAAGAAATCAGCGACTGTCAGAAGTGTCAAAGAAAAGTTGAATGACAAGGAAGGCATATCCGAATGTCTTCAGCAGGTTTTCTACAATGGCAAAAGGCTTCGGGATGACCAAAAGCTACTCAGTAGCAACATTCAGCAAAATTCCACTCTCCAGCTCTTTGTCCAGAATTTTATGCCAATAAGACTGTTCATTAAAGTGCCATCTGGTCAGAAAATTATTGAGGTTGAAGCTAGGACTTGTGATACCATCCAGAGTTTCAAATGTTTGATAGCAGCCAAAGAAGGGATCAATTCACAAGACTTCAATCTGATTTATGCAGGAAAGCTGCTTGACGATGAGAAGACTTTAGGCTTTCTTGATATTCAAAAGGAGTCTACCATTTATATGGTGATTACTCCAAGGGATCTGTTTCCAGTCTCTCTTAAAATGCCAACTGGAGAAGTCGTGAAGTTAGAAGTTAAAGGGCTGTACACTGTTCATGATGTCAAAATTATAGCTGAGAGTTTAGTTGGTTTCCCCCTAAATGAGATAACTTATCATGGAGAGGAGCTTGAGAATCCAAAGACCCTATCTTCTTTGGGCATTACAGCAGAATCTGTGTTAGAGATGTCACCTCAACGTATTCAG GAAAATCACCAAGTTATGAATTTTGCTTCTTCGTGGATCTCAGCTACATGA
- the LOC113765245 gene encoding polyubiquitin-like isoform X1: MEAGQSSQHNDGDEEEEMNIYLKVIKTVAVTVKKSATVRSVKEKLNDKEGISECLQQVFYNGKRLRDDQKLLSSNIQQNSTLQLFVQNFMPIRLFIKVPSGQKIIEVEARTCDTIQSFKCLIAAKEGINSQDFNLIYAGKLLDDEKTLGFLDIQKESTIYMVITPRDLFPVSLKMPTGEVVKLEVKGLYTVHDVKIIAESLVGFPLNEITYHGEELENPKTLSSLGITAESVLEMSPQRIQVFIKNCCGKTMTIDVCLEDLVKKVKDKIFHKLRLPADVQSLVFEGKSLNNSRTLASYNIQKHSTIQLALCRPSVQPDYAPSLQRQFKLSDIGISSRDLPSSMTISQLKYMIQIKTSLPVKSLSIAGDMLLDKLSITNYGINKRTVVVVGWDAL, encoded by the coding sequence ATGAACATATACCTGAAGGTCATCAAAACTGTTGCTGTGACTGTAAAGAAATCAGCGACTGTCAGAAGTGTCAAAGAAAAGTTGAATGACAAGGAAGGCATATCCGAATGTCTTCAGCAGGTTTTCTACAATGGCAAAAGGCTTCGGGATGACCAAAAGCTACTCAGTAGCAACATTCAGCAAAATTCCACTCTCCAGCTCTTTGTCCAGAATTTTATGCCAATAAGACTGTTCATTAAAGTGCCATCTGGTCAGAAAATTATTGAGGTTGAAGCTAGGACTTGTGATACCATCCAGAGTTTCAAATGTTTGATAGCAGCCAAAGAAGGGATCAATTCACAAGACTTCAATCTGATTTATGCAGGAAAGCTGCTTGACGATGAGAAGACTTTAGGCTTTCTTGATATTCAAAAGGAGTCTACCATTTATATGGTGATTACTCCAAGGGATCTGTTTCCAGTCTCTCTTAAAATGCCAACTGGAGAAGTCGTGAAGTTAGAAGTTAAAGGGCTGTACACTGTTCATGATGTCAAAATTATAGCTGAGAGTTTAGTTGGTTTCCCCCTAAATGAGATAACTTATCATGGAGAGGAGCTTGAGAATCCAAAGACCCTATCTTCTTTGGGCATTACAGCAGAATCTGTGTTAGAGATGTCACCTCAACGTATTCAGGTATTTATCAAGAACTGTTGTGGCAAAACAATGACTATTGATGTATGCCTTGAGGATTTAGTGAAAAAGGTCAAGGACAAGATTTTTCATAAACTACGATTGCCGGCTGATGTTCAAAGTCTAGTGTTTGAGGGAAAATCTCTAAATAATAGTCGGACTTTGGCTAGTTACAACATCCAAAAGCACTCCACCATTCAGTTGGCTCTCTGCCGACCATCAGTACAGCCTGACTACGCACCATCATTACAGCGCCAGTTCAAATTATCAGATATTGGAATTTCTTCACGAGACTTGCCAAGTTCCATGACTATTTCTCAACTGAAATATATGATCCAGATTAAAACTAGTCTGCCTGTGAAGTCATTATCCATTGCTGGAGACATGTTGCTAGATAAACTATCTATTACCAATTATGGTATCAACAAAAGGACAGTAGTAGTTGTTGGGTGGGATGCACTTTGA